The nucleotide sequence TGAAAGGCGTTAAACTGATCCTTCAACACCAACGTGAGTTTGCTCAGCAAACTCAACTGATTCGGGGTCGTCACAATGATATGTCCGCCTGGCTTAGTCAGCCGTACCAGTTCACGATAGAAAGCGCGCGGATTTTCCAAATGCTCGATCGTTTCAACTGACACGACTACATCGGCAAAACCGCCCTCAAGCTGAGTCATCGGTTCATCCAGGTTCTGAGCGATAAACTCTGTGCCTGCGGGGAATCCTTCATATCGAACCGCATCGATCCCAACATAGCGATCGCAGAACTTTGAGACAAACGGCTTTAGGTTTCCAGCTCCACACCCCACATCTAACAGAACAGAGCTGTGTGGACAATCTGCCAAGGCTCGCGCAACCATTTGATAAATCGCGACATTACTAATCCCTAAACTCTGTTCTGCGCGGGTAATCGTGTTCCTCATGGTACAAACCTCTGGTGAAGAATCAAGCTGTCTCGACGGCTGCTGTGTTGTAGTTGCGTCGGACGTATTCATGATATTTATGGGCAATGTGCGTTCCTGGCTTGAGGCAGTTCGCGACGACTCCTAACACTGGATTACCAGACAGTTGCAAGCCTCGTAATGCTTCGATCAATGCCGTTCGTCCCGTATTTCCTAACCCCACAACCAGCACACTGCCATCGGTTTGACCAGCGAGAATCAAGCTGTCCGAAAACCCCAAAACGGGTGGAGCATCATAAATAATCAAGTCGTAATGTTCCTTGAGTTCCTCCATCATCTGTTTCATCCGCGCGGAAGAAAGCAGGCGACTTGCATCGCTCTGAGCAGTTCCAGCCGTCAAAACAAACAGATTTTGCTCGATCGGCGAGGGTTGAATCAATTGATGCACCGAGATATCTGAAGTTAAGCATTGGCTTAACCCCTGTTCGTTCGGAACTTTTGCATAAGTGTGAATTTTGGAGCGGTACAAATCCGCGTCGACAATCAAAACCCGCTGTCCCATCGTTGCGGCTGCCAAGCCCATATTTAACGCAACCGTAGATTTCCCATCACTTGCCAATGCTGAAGCAACGACGACCGAATGCAATGGAGCCTGCAAGTTCGACATTGATAAGCTGAGGCTTAAACTCCGAAAGGCTTCTCGGAAAATTGCAGCATCTTCGCTTAAATCGATCGAGAAGGTTTGAGCAGGGTGAGTTGAAGCTTCGATCGACGCAGGCAAGTTTCGCAGCGATGTCATCGCAGGCAAGCTGAGTTCGCCCAAGTTTTTGTAGAAGGGAATTACGCTCAACAGCGGGAATTTTGTATCCTGCTTTAGATCATCTGCTGAGTACAACACATCATCGAGCTTGTCTACCAGTAATGCCGTAAGCACCGCGAGAAATAGACTCCCCACCAGTCCTAAACCTGCACTTTGCGGAATCGATGGGAAAATCGGGGCGGGGCGTTGACTCGGGGCAGCAATA is from Cyanobacteria bacterium FACHB-DQ100 and encodes:
- a CDS encoding class I SAM-dependent methyltransferase — encoded protein: MRNTITRAEQSLGISNVAIYQMVARALADCPHSSVLLDVGCGAGNLKPFVSKFCDRYVGIDAVRYEGFPAGTEFIAQNLDEPMTQLEGGFADVVVSVETIEHLENPRAFYRELVRLTKPGGHIIVTTPNQLSLLSKLTLVLKDQFNAFQEAPGLYPAHITALLEIDLRRIAQECGLTDIQVEYSDRGRILFTSRNYPASSMFRGRLFSDNLLCIARRPVF